In Pontibacillus yanchengensis, one DNA window encodes the following:
- a CDS encoding methyl-accepting chemotaxis protein: MSIKKRILLLSSIPLVLSLALIGFIITQMIGLQQSSNQDVEILLDAKQLDGEIITTQQTLSNYASNPSERNKSEAVTQLETVNETINTLGEKLQTEEQALWLNKAKGKFEELRSTTETAFSENDTNEVKRQSARSAGILNDVYMLNLSAQQWYDTKMAQQKQQIQQLVLFTAIAAVVLIVISVISSWRLAAKTANPIKELSKKAEQVSNGDLTVEIESTDNNRKDEVAQLTVAFKHMVDNLKETIYSIEQMGKEVNQFSQDLSQEMGMLTESTRQVAASTDEMAQGSQSISSDVQEASTIIDDMHNSFQSNVEDSKQAREQGNVALTSIQEGQHSLQQQRSILDDSIQSTKSIESSVKNFVEYTDEIENTAQLVNDIAEQTNLLALNAAIEAARAGEHGKGFAVVAEEVRKLADQSRSATEQIFEMVKQIQTGIGSIEEVTQQSITHSENQEQSMEQTELAFSTIHQNVSAMNEQLQKVVAGVEKSNDMSEHVAASMQNISAVTEETAAGTEEISASTEEQQRSFQTVEDQVQNLKNMITSLDDQIKQFKL; this comes from the coding sequence ATGAGTATCAAAAAACGCATTTTACTCCTTTCTTCTATCCCATTAGTGTTAAGCCTTGCATTGATTGGATTTATCATCACTCAAATGATTGGTCTGCAGCAGTCTTCTAACCAAGATGTTGAGATATTACTTGATGCGAAGCAATTAGACGGGGAAATTATCACAACACAGCAAACGTTAAGTAATTATGCATCCAACCCTTCTGAGAGAAATAAATCGGAAGCTGTAACTCAATTAGAGACGGTAAATGAAACTATTAATACTTTAGGGGAAAAGCTGCAGACAGAAGAACAAGCTTTGTGGCTTAACAAAGCGAAAGGTAAATTCGAAGAACTCCGCTCCACTACAGAAACGGCGTTCTCAGAGAATGATACGAATGAAGTAAAACGACAATCTGCTCGTTCAGCTGGTATTTTAAATGACGTTTATATGCTAAATTTATCCGCACAACAATGGTATGATACGAAAATGGCGCAACAGAAACAGCAGATCCAACAACTTGTCTTATTTACTGCCATTGCTGCTGTAGTGTTAATCGTCATTTCTGTTATTTCATCCTGGCGCTTAGCTGCCAAAACAGCGAATCCAATCAAAGAACTTTCAAAGAAGGCCGAGCAAGTATCAAATGGTGACTTAACAGTGGAAATCGAATCTACAGATAATAATAGAAAAGACGAAGTAGCTCAACTAACTGTAGCGTTTAAGCACATGGTAGATAATTTGAAAGAAACGATTTATTCTATTGAGCAAATGGGTAAAGAAGTCAATCAATTCAGCCAGGATCTATCCCAAGAAATGGGGATGCTGACCGAATCGACACGACAAGTAGCTGCTTCTACCGATGAAATGGCACAAGGAAGTCAGTCGATTTCCTCTGATGTACAAGAAGCTTCCACGATTATTGATGATATGCATAATAGCTTCCAATCCAATGTAGAAGATAGTAAGCAAGCAAGAGAACAAGGGAACGTTGCGCTTACTTCTATTCAGGAAGGGCAGCACTCACTTCAGCAACAACGATCTATTTTAGATGATAGCATCCAATCTACGAAATCAATCGAGTCGTCCGTTAAGAACTTTGTTGAATACACGGATGAAATTGAGAATACAGCCCAACTCGTTAATGATATCGCCGAACAAACCAACCTTCTAGCACTAAACGCGGCTATAGAAGCTGCCAGGGCTGGAGAGCATGGAAAAGGTTTTGCTGTCGTAGCTGAAGAAGTACGTAAGCTTGCCGATCAATCAAGAAGCGCCACAGAGCAAATCTTTGAGATGGTCAAGCAAATCCAAACAGGCATTGGTTCTATTGAAGAGGTTACACAACAATCCATCACCCACTCTGAAAACCAGGAGCAATCTATGGAACAGACAGAGTTAGCTTTCTCAACTATCCACCAGAACGTTTCTGCTATGAATGAACAACTGCAGAAAGTGGTAGCTGGAGTTGAAAAATCGAATGACATGAGTGAGCATGTAGCAGCATCCATGCAAAATATCAGCGCTGTCACAGAAGAAACTGCCGCTGGAACGGAAGAGATCTCTGCATCCACAGAAGAACAGCAACGATCTTTTCAAACGGTTGAAGATCAGGTACAAAATTTAAAGAACATGATCACGTCCCTAGACGATCAGATTAAGCAATTTAAACTGTAA
- a CDS encoding ABC transporter substrate-binding protein yields MKKSGLAGFIVLILLLSACNQGQTQQSNPNDLSWDEIKQQADGTTVNIHMWGGDEGINQYMDEWVAPRLKEQYNITLERVPMDTQNILQKLQSEKQAGKKDGTIDIVWVNGENFKNAKENDLLYGPFRDQLPNFNDYYDQDSLAFQYDFGTPTEGYEAPWGKVQFVFQYDSNKISNPPKSFDELQTWIKENPGKFTYPNADDFSGNAFLRQLLYATVEDPKEIIEEPFSKEYASKKAEPMWEYLNTIKPDLWRNGEHYPASLTELDRLYSQGDIWMTMGYNEARAEHLIEQGVFPASTRSFVMEPGSLGNTHFLAIPFNSSNKPGAMAAINFLLSPDAQYKKLEPTYWGDNTPISVDRLPEEQKKKFDSLNRGETVLSTEKLENSFLPEADSGYVEWIKENWKDEIIRNK; encoded by the coding sequence ATGAAAAAATCAGGCTTAGCTGGATTTATTGTCTTAATACTTTTGTTATCTGCCTGCAACCAAGGACAAACACAGCAGTCAAACCCTAACGACCTTTCATGGGATGAAATAAAACAACAAGCAGATGGGACTACCGTAAATATTCACATGTGGGGTGGAGATGAAGGAATTAACCAGTACATGGACGAATGGGTAGCGCCTAGATTAAAGGAACAGTACAACATTACCCTTGAACGCGTTCCGATGGATACCCAAAATATACTACAAAAACTCCAATCTGAAAAACAAGCTGGAAAAAAAGATGGAACAATAGATATTGTATGGGTGAACGGTGAAAACTTTAAAAATGCTAAGGAAAACGACCTTCTGTATGGTCCATTTCGAGATCAACTTCCTAATTTCAACGATTATTATGATCAAGATAGCTTAGCTTTCCAATACGATTTTGGTACTCCGACAGAGGGATATGAAGCTCCTTGGGGAAAGGTTCAGTTTGTATTTCAATATGACAGCAACAAAATATCCAATCCACCAAAGAGTTTCGATGAATTACAAACTTGGATTAAAGAAAATCCAGGAAAATTCACGTACCCTAACGCAGATGATTTCTCCGGAAATGCATTCTTGCGCCAACTTCTGTATGCAACTGTGGAAGACCCAAAGGAAATCATTGAAGAACCATTTAGTAAGGAATATGCTTCTAAAAAAGCAGAACCTATGTGGGAATATTTAAATACCATCAAGCCTGACTTATGGAGAAATGGTGAGCACTACCCTGCATCGCTTACAGAGCTAGACCGCCTGTATAGCCAAGGAGATATATGGATGACTATGGGCTATAACGAAGCTCGTGCAGAACATCTCATAGAACAAGGAGTTTTCCCTGCATCAACTCGATCGTTTGTTATGGAACCTGGTTCACTTGGAAACACACACTTTTTAGCCATACCGTTTAATAGCTCAAATAAACCCGGAGCTATGGCTGCGATTAACTTCCTGCTCTCTCCTGATGCTCAGTATAAGAAACTTGAACCAACTTATTGGGGGGATAATACACCAATAAGTGTAGATAGACTTCCTGAAGAGCAGAAGAAGAAATTTGATTCTCTTAACCGAGGTGAAACTGTACTATCTACAGAGAAACTCGAAAACAGCTTTTTACCTGAAGCGGATTCAGGTTACGTGGAATGGATAAAGGAGAATTGGAAAGATGAGATTATCCGAAACAAATAA
- a CDS encoding DUF2164 family protein yields the protein MDISLTKEEKQQVIDYIQNYFELERGEEIGNLGADQFYEFLMKEIGPYIYNKGVKDAKKMLEQKMMNLEEDIASLEKPTYRQR from the coding sequence GTGGATATATCATTAACGAAAGAAGAGAAACAGCAGGTGATTGATTACATCCAAAACTATTTTGAACTAGAACGAGGCGAAGAAATTGGAAACTTAGGGGCGGATCAATTTTATGAGTTTCTAATGAAAGAAATTGGACCATACATCTATAATAAAGGCGTAAAAGATGCCAAAAAAATGCTAGAACAAAAGATGATGAATCTAGAAGAGGACATTGCTTCATTAGAAAAGCCTACATATAGGCAAAGATAA
- a CDS encoding thioredoxin family protein, whose protein sequence is MEFIHDRSVFDKTIQGEQPVIIKFSGNWCPDCKRMDMFIGDILEEYNKFEWYEINRDELPEVAQEYEVMGIPSILIFQNGEKKAHLHSANAKTPEEVQEFLSASISK, encoded by the coding sequence ATGGAGTTTATTCATGATAGAAGTGTCTTTGATAAGACCATCCAAGGCGAACAACCGGTAATCATCAAGTTTTCTGGTAACTGGTGTCCGGATTGTAAGCGAATGGATATGTTCATTGGTGATATTTTAGAAGAATACAATAAGTTCGAGTGGTATGAAATTAATCGTGACGAACTACCAGAAGTGGCTCAAGAATATGAAGTAATGGGCATTCCTAGTATTTTAATCTTCCAAAACGGAGAAAAGAAAGCTCATCTTCATAGTGCTAACGCAAAAACACCAGAGGAAGTGCAAGAGTTCTTAAGCGCTTCTATTTCAAAATAA
- a CDS encoding class I SAM-dependent DNA methyltransferase gives MGLFVSQFSKPKGLIGKVVGWFMYRENAKISKWTLSFLNIQPNQHVLEIGFGPGYCIRKLSKKIGHIRISGVDPSKAMVEQAKRRNEKGVRKGWIQLDNLKADELSSFSSPIDKVIAINNIPYWENPVEVLKIIKENMNDGGKIAVTLQPHEKEAMDDTTENASGQIQAFMEEAGFRHIRIHLRPGKPTKTACVVGMR, from the coding sequence ATGGGATTATTTGTTTCACAGTTTTCCAAACCAAAAGGTCTAATAGGGAAAGTAGTAGGATGGTTTATGTACAGGGAGAACGCCAAAATAAGTAAGTGGACGTTATCCTTTTTAAATATACAACCAAACCAGCATGTTCTGGAGATAGGATTTGGTCCCGGTTATTGTATAAGAAAGCTCTCGAAGAAGATTGGACACATCCGTATATCAGGTGTTGATCCGTCTAAGGCAATGGTTGAACAAGCAAAACGACGTAATGAAAAAGGTGTGAGAAAAGGGTGGATTCAGTTAGATAACCTGAAAGCTGATGAGCTATCCTCTTTTTCATCACCTATTGATAAGGTGATAGCTATTAATAATATTCCGTACTGGGAAAATCCAGTAGAAGTGCTGAAGATTATTAAGGAAAATATGAATGATGGAGGAAAAATCGCGGTTACCCTACAACCACATGAAAAAGAGGCAATGGATGACACTACAGAAAATGCCTCAGGTCAAATTCAAGCTTTTATGGAAGAGGCGGGATTCAGACATATACGAATTCATTTACGACCTGGAAAGCCTACTAAAACAGCCTGTGTCGTTGGGATGAGGTGA
- a CDS encoding SIMPL domain-containing protein: MYYPPSPPYRQAERSSQRIMTVTGIGTLSATPTIVKIQLGVVTEGEELTKTQQENAQAMNNVIQSLNQMGIPSENIQTVDYYIYPQYDYVDGKQEFKGYQVTHMISVTIENLEETGTVIDTAVKNGANRVSNIQFTIKDPQEFYAKALREALNDCVVKAQTMADTLNLNLDPTPIKIVERVQETPSSNQTLAKSEAVAGVSTKIEPGQLEIIARVEAQFQYFSP; this comes from the coding sequence TTGTATTATCCCCCTTCTCCTCCATACAGACAGGCCGAACGATCCTCTCAGCGAATCATGACCGTTACTGGAATTGGCACACTTTCTGCAACACCAACTATCGTTAAGATTCAGTTAGGGGTTGTTACGGAAGGTGAAGAACTGACCAAGACGCAACAAGAGAACGCACAAGCTATGAATAATGTCATACAATCGTTAAATCAAATGGGCATACCTTCAGAAAATATTCAAACCGTCGATTACTATATTTACCCACAATATGATTATGTTGATGGAAAACAAGAGTTTAAGGGGTATCAGGTCACACACATGATTTCCGTTACAATCGAAAATCTAGAAGAAACAGGTACCGTTATTGATACCGCTGTAAAAAATGGCGCAAACCGTGTATCGAACATACAGTTTACAATTAAAGACCCTCAAGAATTTTACGCTAAAGCGTTACGGGAGGCGTTAAACGATTGCGTAGTCAAAGCTCAAACAATGGCAGACACACTAAATCTTAACCTAGATCCTACTCCAATAAAGATTGTGGAGCGTGTTCAAGAAACACCTTCCTCCAACCAAACATTAGCCAAGTCTGAGGCAGTCGCTGGCGTATCCACTAAAATTGAACCTGGTCAACTCGAAATCATTGCGCGAGTGGAAGCACAGTTTCAGTATTTCTCCCCCTAA
- a CDS encoding pyridoxamine 5'-phosphate oxidase family protein, translating into MFKETIETIDELEQKVGKPGKIAANKVINYIDDHCYEFISLSPFLTISTCGADGSCDVSPRGDDPGFVHVVDDNHLVIPERPGNKRVDSIRNILENRNIGMLFIIPGVEETLRINGKATIIQDAAILEKMAAKGHVPTVGIGVKVEEVFIHCAKAFKRSQLWDPSTWLAQEDRPRPAKILAEHAKALQMNEQQVASSLHESYTKRLY; encoded by the coding sequence ATGTTTAAAGAAACCATTGAAACGATAGATGAACTTGAACAAAAAGTTGGAAAGCCAGGTAAAATAGCCGCAAATAAAGTCATTAACTACATAGATGATCATTGTTATGAATTTATCAGTCTATCTCCCTTTCTGACGATTTCCACTTGCGGAGCAGACGGAAGCTGTGATGTATCCCCTCGAGGCGATGACCCAGGGTTTGTACATGTTGTAGATGATAATCACCTTGTCATTCCTGAACGACCTGGAAATAAACGAGTAGATTCGATACGAAACATCCTAGAGAACCGTAACATCGGCATGCTGTTTATAATCCCCGGCGTTGAAGAAACACTACGAATCAATGGTAAAGCTACTATTATCCAAGATGCAGCTATTTTAGAAAAGATGGCTGCTAAAGGGCATGTACCTACCGTAGGTATAGGCGTCAAAGTGGAAGAGGTCTTCATTCACTGTGCCAAAGCATTTAAGCGATCCCAGTTATGGGACCCCTCCACATGGCTCGCACAAGAAGACCGCCCTAGACCAGCAAAAATATTAGCAGAACACGCTAAAGCTCTCCAAATGAACGAACAGCAGGTAGCTTCTTCTTTACATGAATCTTATACGAAACGGTTGTACTAA
- a CDS encoding MsnO8 family LLM class oxidoreductase, with the protein MKLSVLDQSPILSGISPSEAFRQTTELAKHVDQLGFHRYWVAEHHSTESLAGSAPEILLPHLAAHTSNIRVGTGGVLLPHYSAYKVAEMFRVLETLYPGRIDLGLGRAPGGMPNVNLALNRGKHPQVEHYPQQIEELMSYLRGEDPQGMHVYATPKGESAPPVWMLGSSGTSARLAADLGVSYSFAHFINGYGGTRAMDRYYDYFTPSVQQTEPHGFVSIFVVCADTEDKAEYLASSLDLAILRIEQGGNRSGFPTPEEASKQQYSVFEKERIRENRGRMIVGDPGQVKEQLEQLARAYNVDEIMVNTIVNPFEERLHSYTLLAESFQLS; encoded by the coding sequence ATAAAATTAAGTGTATTAGATCAATCCCCTATTCTTTCGGGGATTTCCCCATCAGAAGCATTTCGACAAACAACGGAACTAGCAAAACACGTAGATCAGCTCGGCTTCCATCGCTACTGGGTGGCGGAACACCATAGTACAGAAAGTCTTGCGGGTTCAGCTCCTGAGATATTACTTCCTCATTTAGCTGCCCATACAAGCAATATACGTGTAGGTACTGGTGGCGTATTATTACCTCACTATAGCGCTTATAAAGTTGCAGAAATGTTTCGTGTGTTAGAGACATTGTATCCTGGACGTATCGACTTAGGTCTAGGGAGGGCTCCTGGGGGTATGCCAAATGTTAATCTTGCTCTCAACCGTGGTAAACATCCACAAGTAGAACATTACCCACAACAAATTGAAGAATTAATGTCCTATCTTAGAGGAGAAGACCCTCAAGGTATGCACGTTTATGCTACTCCTAAAGGGGAATCAGCTCCTCCTGTTTGGATGCTTGGCTCTAGTGGCACCAGCGCACGTTTAGCTGCTGACCTAGGTGTATCCTATTCATTTGCACATTTTATTAATGGTTATGGCGGGACAAGGGCAATGGATCGCTATTACGATTATTTTACTCCGTCCGTTCAACAAACAGAACCGCACGGGTTTGTTTCTATCTTTGTCGTATGTGCAGATACAGAAGACAAAGCAGAATATCTAGCATCCAGTCTTGACCTTGCTATTCTACGTATTGAACAAGGTGGCAACAGATCAGGATTCCCAACACCAGAAGAAGCAAGTAAGCAACAATATAGTGTATTTGAGAAAGAAAGAATTCGCGAAAATCGTGGTCGTATGATTGTAGGAGACCCCGGCCAAGTAAAAGAACAACTAGAACAATTAGCACGTGCCTATAATGTAGATGAAATCATGGTGAATACTATCGTTAATCCATTTGAAGAACGATTGCACTCCTACACTCTACTGGCTGAATCATTTCAATTATCGTAA
- a CDS encoding VOC family protein, with protein sequence MLAFDHLVVLTSSPEEAQNNFYSTYGIQGLKGGHHESWGTYNYLAFFDNQAYIEWIGIEDRKRAEASDNPLIKHIAYSNQRQIDGPIQFALRTNEMDEMIRYFDKEEIAYEGPFSGSRTKPNGTTLSWRMLFPSFDASMEILPFLIEWDGPPNAPEDESLINATPFSVIHVGATDLEKAILQWQHIYQLGTPTYKKDTSENPYIQWNLKNGVVTLSPNTTLKAEFGPFSL encoded by the coding sequence ATGCTTGCGTTTGATCATTTAGTTGTCCTCACTTCTTCACCTGAGGAAGCTCAAAACAACTTTTATTCAACATATGGAATACAAGGACTTAAGGGAGGTCATCACGAATCATGGGGGACGTATAATTACCTCGCCTTTTTTGATAATCAAGCGTATATTGAATGGATTGGGATAGAGGATCGTAAACGGGCTGAGGCTAGTGATAACCCACTTATTAAGCATATTGCCTATAGTAATCAACGACAAATCGACGGCCCCATTCAATTCGCGTTACGTACAAATGAGATGGATGAGATGATTCGCTATTTTGATAAAGAAGAAATTGCTTATGAAGGCCCATTCTCAGGAAGCAGGACGAAACCAAATGGAACAACACTAAGCTGGCGGATGCTGTTCCCTTCATTTGATGCTAGTATGGAGATTCTGCCTTTTCTCATTGAATGGGATGGTCCTCCGAATGCTCCAGAGGATGAATCATTGATCAACGCTACACCTTTCTCAGTGATTCATGTCGGTGCTACAGATCTTGAAAAAGCTATCCTGCAATGGCAACACATTTATCAGCTTGGAACGCCTACCTATAAAAAAGATACAAGCGAAAACCCTTATATCCAATGGAATCTCAAGAATGGAGTAGTGACATTATCACCTAATACAACCTTAAAAGCTGAATTTGGCCCGTTTTCCCTATAA
- a CDS encoding NADPH-dependent FMN reductase has translation MKIAAIVGSNREDSYNKKVATFIQDRYRDSMDIELINIRDFPLYNQDDEEVPPETVQSAVEQIHNSDGILFVTPEYNHSIPAVLKNAIDWFSRSGRPTAGKPTMIAGASQGALGTVRSQLHLRQILNAPGVSAKVLPQNEIFLGTIQDKFDDNGQLTDPGTIDFIDNVVTNFKDWINQVS, from the coding sequence ATGAAAATTGCAGCAATTGTTGGCTCTAATCGTGAAGACTCCTATAACAAAAAAGTAGCAACCTTTATACAAGATCGCTACCGGGATTCGATGGACATTGAATTAATCAATATTAGGGACTTTCCTTTATACAATCAGGATGATGAAGAAGTACCTCCTGAAACGGTTCAATCTGCTGTAGAGCAAATCCATAATAGTGATGGTATCCTATTTGTTACACCAGAGTACAATCACTCTATACCTGCAGTGCTTAAAAATGCGATCGACTGGTTCTCGCGCTCCGGAAGACCAACAGCCGGAAAGCCAACTATGATTGCTGGAGCTTCCCAAGGAGCACTAGGTACCGTACGCTCACAACTACACCTGCGACAAATCTTAAATGCTCCTGGTGTGTCAGCCAAAGTGCTTCCTCAAAATGAGATATTCCTTGGAACCATACAAGACAAATTTGACGATAATGGGCAATTAACCGATCCTGGAACCATTGATTTTATTGATAACGTGGTGACAAACTTTAAAGATTGGATTAACCAAGTAAGCTAA
- a CDS encoding BMP family lipoprotein, whose protein sequence is MRKFLILSVLTCTLIALAGCSTKGEASTLTEKTSIGLLVTKNGLGDDSFSDSAIRGLQKARDELGILFDYREPVQGEFTKSIQELIDQDHDLIVGLGYNSQQAIDEMAKKYPDQQFILIDAVSEHENVTSITFKEDEGSYLIGLIAGMRTDSNTVGFIGGEKIKVVENFEKGFREGVREANPDAEVLAEYIGTFQDDEKGAKTAKKQIENGADFIFPAAGFAGVGALKEAQRQGKYAFGVDSDQFFLAEEAVVTSMLKRVDTALFNMAQKLKEEESFSGEHIQLGLKQDGVGLAPIRIIDLTSEESNKLEQAKGKED, encoded by the coding sequence TTGAGAAAGTTTCTTATTCTTTCTGTTTTAACATGCACCCTAATCGCCTTAGCTGGTTGTTCCACGAAAGGCGAAGCTAGCACATTGACAGAAAAAACAAGTATAGGATTACTCGTCACCAAAAATGGTCTGGGGGATGACTCATTTAGTGACTCGGCAATCCGTGGCTTACAAAAGGCTCGTGATGAATTAGGCATTTTATTTGATTATCGAGAACCTGTCCAAGGAGAGTTCACGAAAAGTATTCAGGAGTTAATCGACCAAGACCATGATTTAATCGTGGGACTTGGGTACAATTCTCAACAAGCAATTGATGAGATGGCAAAAAAGTATCCTGACCAGCAATTTATTTTAATCGATGCCGTTTCAGAGCATGAAAACGTCACATCCATAACATTTAAAGAGGATGAAGGAAGCTACCTAATCGGTCTTATTGCAGGTATGCGTACTGATAGTAATACTGTTGGATTTATTGGTGGCGAGAAAATTAAAGTGGTCGAAAACTTTGAGAAAGGCTTTCGTGAAGGGGTGAGAGAAGCGAACCCAGATGCGGAAGTGTTGGCCGAATACATAGGAACATTCCAAGATGATGAAAAAGGTGCTAAAACAGCGAAGAAACAAATTGAAAACGGGGCAGATTTTATCTTTCCAGCAGCTGGATTTGCTGGCGTTGGGGCTCTAAAAGAAGCGCAAAGACAAGGTAAATATGCTTTCGGAGTTGATAGCGACCAATTCTTCCTTGCTGAGGAGGCGGTGGTGACTTCTATGTTAAAGCGCGTAGATACGGCTCTTTTTAATATGGCTCAAAAGCTTAAAGAGGAAGAATCCTTCTCCGGAGAACATATTCAATTAGGCTTAAAACAAGATGGAGTTGGCTTAGCTCCTATACGAATCATCGATCTCACTTCAGAAGAAAGTAACAAACTAGAACAAGCCAAAGGGAAGGAGGACTAA
- a CDS encoding BCCT family transporter: protein MTDETNRRTGIDWVSFIISGGFLVLFLLLSLFNKTLMGEWISTSFDFSVKFFGAFWQLLLLATFIVGIALALSKYGKVKLGKLEKPENGYFRWVSMILCTLLASGGVFWAAGEPLYHFLTTPPLFAEEGMTKAEAVVPGLAQSFFHWGFTAWACLGTVTTIVLMYAHYHKGFPLKPRTMLYPMVGERIFKKNSVLGSTADIVSIIAVAAGTIGPIGFLGLQVGYALQYLFNIPDTMFTQSIVIIFLVTVASISAASGVDKGIQLMSRLNVGLALILMIGMLILGPTMFIIDSFIGAEAFQIQNFMRMSLYRGEDSWLGYWTIFFWGWFIGFGPAMAMFISRISRGRTIRELILAVAIIAPLVSNFWFASVGGSGLFYELQNPGSVSTALNETGMPAAVMAIMDQVPLGIVMASGFLIVTVVFVATTADSMSYSVAVTLTGHAHPPRQLRVFWALLFGAIAATLLGIGESSIQTLQNFIVVTAVPVSILMLPPVWLAPKVAKRMAIEQGIIAEKETPETVEEQRKTS from the coding sequence ATGACCGACGAAACGAATAGGAGAACGGGGATTGACTGGGTCTCATTTATTATTAGTGGTGGATTTCTCGTTTTATTCCTACTATTATCTCTCTTTAATAAAACGCTAATGGGTGAATGGATCTCAACTTCGTTCGACTTTTCCGTTAAATTCTTTGGAGCATTTTGGCAATTGCTATTGTTAGCAACATTTATTGTTGGAATCGCTTTAGCACTATCAAAATATGGAAAAGTGAAACTAGGTAAATTAGAAAAACCTGAAAATGGATACTTCCGTTGGGTTTCTATGATTCTATGTACACTATTAGCTAGTGGAGGAGTATTCTGGGCAGCAGGTGAACCACTTTATCACTTCTTAACCACACCTCCATTGTTTGCAGAAGAAGGCATGACAAAAGCAGAAGCTGTGGTACCAGGTTTAGCGCAGAGTTTTTTCCACTGGGGCTTTACTGCTTGGGCATGCTTAGGTACTGTAACAACGATTGTGTTAATGTACGCTCACTACCATAAAGGGTTTCCATTAAAACCTCGTACGATGTTATACCCTATGGTTGGTGAAAGGATATTTAAGAAAAACAGCGTGCTTGGTTCAACTGCTGACATTGTATCCATCATCGCCGTTGCAGCGGGTACAATAGGTCCAATTGGTTTCTTAGGGCTGCAGGTTGGCTATGCACTTCAATATTTATTTAATATACCAGATACAATGTTCACACAATCCATTGTCATCATATTCTTGGTAACCGTAGCCTCCATCTCCGCTGCCTCTGGTGTAGATAAAGGTATTCAGTTAATGAGTCGTTTAAATGTAGGACTTGCGCTTATTCTTATGATTGGCATGCTAATACTAGGCCCTACCATGTTTATTATTGATTCATTCATTGGCGCAGAAGCATTTCAAATCCAAAACTTCATGCGCATGAGCTTGTATCGTGGAGAAGACAGCTGGCTTGGTTATTGGACTATATTCTTCTGGGGTTGGTTCATTGGATTTGGACCAGCAATGGCGATGTTTATTAGTCGAATTTCTAGAGGACGTACCATTCGCGAGCTTATACTAGCAGTAGCCATTATCGCACCACTTGTAAGTAACTTCTGGTTCGCTTCTGTTGGTGGATCTGGACTATTCTATGAACTACAAAACCCAGGGTCCGTTTCCACTGCCTTAAATGAAACAGGCATGCCAGCAGCCGTAATGGCTATCATGGATCAAGTTCCACTTGGAATTGTGATGGCGTCTGGTTTCTTAATTGTAACGGTTGTGTTTGTGGCAACGACAGCTGACTCTATGTCCTACTCTGTTGCTGTAACACTAACAGGCCATGCACATCCACCACGCCAACTTCGCGTATTCTGGGCGTTACTATTCGGTGCTATAGCTGCGACTCTTTTAGGTATCGGCGAAAGCAGTATCCAAACACTGCAAAACTTTATCGTTGTTACAGCCGTTCCTGTATCCATTCTAATGCTACCGCCAGTCTGGTTGGCTCCTAAGGTTGCCAAACGTATGGCGATAGAACAAGGGATTATCGCTGAAAAAGAAACACCAGAAACGGTTGAAGAGCAAAGGAAAACTTCTTAA